The proteins below come from a single Chryseobacterium nepalense genomic window:
- a CDS encoding phytoene desaturase family protein, protein MKKTYDILVIGSGLGGLVSALILAKEGLKVCILEKNNQYGGNLQTFSRDKLIFDTGVHYLGGLSEGQNLHQFFSYLGIMDALELRKMDENGYDKITFGDDQTEYPHAQGSENFVKQLSKYFPEEKENIENYCEEVRRICSQFPRYNLVGENRYNEEILHLNTKRFIESLTSDKKLQSVLLGSNFLYAGDSEHIPFYVHALTVNSYIQSAYKCVNGGSQISKLLIRKLREHGAEVHKHTEVSAFIFNENNEIAGVKTERGREYFAKKFISNIEIRSLIHLIGEERLKKSFLNRIMSWKPVSSCFSVYLVLKPHTIPDFNYNIYHYSNEQMVWNAYHYQKESWPETYMLSSTESKHNPGFAESLTAISYMDFEEVEEWKNTFNTVADEHERGAGYERFKLDKAEKMIDALEKKIPDLRKYIKKIYTSSPLSYRDYIGSFNGNMYGYRKNSENPLKTMVSPRTKIDNLFLTGQSVNMHGILGCTIGAFNTCAEIVGKELIDKRLKQFINEGKSGEEIQH, encoded by the coding sequence TTGAAAAAAACATACGACATACTCGTAATCGGCAGCGGATTGGGCGGCCTTGTTTCGGCACTTATTCTGGCGAAAGAAGGCCTGAAGGTTTGTATACTGGAAAAGAATAATCAGTACGGAGGTAATTTACAGACTTTTTCCCGTGATAAACTCATTTTCGATACAGGAGTTCACTATTTAGGAGGTCTCTCGGAAGGGCAGAACCTGCATCAGTTTTTTTCCTATCTGGGAATAATGGATGCTCTTGAGCTCAGGAAAATGGATGAAAACGGATATGATAAAATAACTTTCGGAGACGATCAGACAGAATATCCCCATGCACAGGGCAGCGAAAATTTTGTTAAACAGTTATCAAAATATTTTCCTGAAGAAAAAGAAAACATAGAAAACTATTGCGAGGAAGTCCGGCGGATATGCAGTCAGTTTCCAAGATACAATCTTGTTGGGGAAAATCGGTATAACGAAGAAATTCTCCACTTAAATACCAAAAGATTTATTGAATCTTTAACCTCTGATAAAAAGCTGCAGTCCGTTTTATTAGGTTCAAACTTTTTATATGCGGGTGATTCTGAGCATATTCCGTTTTATGTTCATGCGCTTACGGTTAATTCCTATATTCAGAGCGCTTACAAATGTGTAAATGGAGGCAGCCAGATTTCAAAGTTGCTCATTCGCAAGCTTCGTGAACATGGTGCTGAAGTTCATAAACATACTGAGGTTTCAGCGTTTATTTTTAATGAAAATAATGAAATAGCCGGTGTAAAAACGGAAAGGGGAAGAGAATATTTTGCCAAAAAATTTATTTCAAATATAGAAATACGCTCTTTAATTCATCTAATTGGAGAAGAAAGGCTAAAAAAATCTTTTTTAAACAGGATCATGAGCTGGAAACCTGTGTCTTCATGCTTCAGTGTGTACCTTGTACTTAAACCCCACACAATTCCTGATTTTAATTATAATATATACCATTATTCTAATGAACAAATGGTCTGGAATGCATACCATTATCAAAAAGAATCCTGGCCTGAAACCTACATGCTTTCTTCAACGGAATCAAAACATAATCCTGGTTTTGCAGAAAGTCTTACGGCAATTTCCTACATGGATTTTGAAGAAGTAGAAGAGTGGAAGAATACATTCAATACCGTTGCAGATGAGCATGAAAGAGGAGCGGGCTATGAAAGATTCAAGCTTGATAAAGCAGAAAAAATGATTGATGCCTTAGAAAAGAAAATCCCTGATCTAAGAAAATATATAAAAAAAATCTACACCTCTTCACCATTATCTTACCGCGATTATATCGGCAGCTTCAACGGAAATATGTACGGTTATCGCAAAAACTCGGAAAATCCTCTAAAAACAATGGTTTCGCCAAGAACAAAAATCGACAATCTTTTTCTCACAGGGCAATCTGTGAATATGCACGGAATCTTAGGTTGTACTATAGGGGCATTCAATACCTGTGCGGAAATTGTTGGTAAAGAATTGATTGATAAAAGATTAAAACAATTTATTAACGAAGGTAAAAGTGGAGAAGAAATACAACATTAA
- a CDS encoding lipid A biosynthesis acyltransferase — MNKWKGKSKGTILGYRIFVWCIRNIGIRSSYIVLYFVAFYYFLFEKNGNRYYRYYFGKRLNYGYWKTKISLFKNYFTFGKVLIDKTAISAGLRGKYTYEFDGIENLRNLLAEKKGGVLISAHIGNFEIAEYFFADIDFDCQINLVTTDQEVTVIKEYLESVSVKKSTVKFIYVKEDMSHIFEINEALSKNELICFTGDRYFEGSKFLEGELLGKTAKFPAGPFLIASRLGVPVVYVYVMKEKNLHYHLYARVAENVKKRDAQGLLNSYTQNLESMIRKYPLQWFNYFDFWDDID, encoded by the coding sequence ATGAACAAGTGGAAAGGTAAATCTAAGGGGACGATTCTGGGATACAGAATTTTTGTCTGGTGTATTAGAAATATCGGAATCAGAAGTTCATATATTGTGCTTTATTTTGTTGCCTTCTATTATTTTTTATTCGAAAAAAACGGCAACAGATATTACAGATATTATTTCGGAAAAAGACTGAATTACGGATACTGGAAAACAAAAATTTCATTATTTAAAAACTATTTCACTTTCGGAAAGGTTCTTATCGACAAAACAGCTATTTCAGCCGGATTACGGGGAAAATATACTTATGAATTCGACGGAATTGAAAATCTGAGAAATCTTTTAGCCGAAAAGAAAGGTGGTGTTCTCATCAGTGCCCATATCGGCAATTTTGAAATTGCAGAATATTTCTTTGCAGATATTGATTTTGATTGTCAGATCAATTTGGTGACTACAGATCAGGAGGTTACGGTTATTAAAGAATATCTTGAAAGCGTATCGGTTAAAAAAAGTACCGTTAAATTCATTTATGTAAAAGAAGATATGTCTCATATCTTCGAGATTAATGAAGCGCTATCCAAAAACGAACTTATTTGCTTTACCGGCGACCGCTATTTCGAAGGGTCAAAATTTTTAGAAGGCGAATTGCTTGGGAAAACAGCAAAATTTCCTGCAGGTCCTTTTCTTATTGCCTCAAGGCTTGGCGTTCCCGTGGTGTATGTTTATGTAATGAAAGAAAAAAATCTTCATTATCATTTGTACGCCAGAGTTGCTGAGAATGTAAAAAAGCGCGATGCACAGGGACTTCTCAATTCTTATACCCAAAACCTGGAATCCATGATCAGGAAATATCCGCTTCAATGGTTCAATTATTTTGATTTTTGGGACGATATTGATTAA
- a CDS encoding acyl carrier protein encodes MEREKIVATANDFLVNEFEVDGDEISNDANFKKTLGLDSLDYIDLVVVIESNFGVKLGEADFKNIVTFDDFYSTIENKIAEKNK; translated from the coding sequence ATGGAAAGGGAAAAAATTGTTGCGACCGCCAACGACTTTTTAGTCAATGAATTTGAAGTAGACGGCGATGAAATCAGCAATGATGCAAACTTTAAAAAGACATTAGGCCTAGACAGCCTGGATTATATTGATCTGGTGGTTGTAATAGAATCTAATTTCGGAGTGAAATTGGGCGAAGCTGATTTTAAAAACATTGTGACTTTTGACGATTTCTATTCCACTATCGAAAACAAAATCGCAGAAAAAAATAAATAA
- a CDS encoding beta-ketoacyl-[acyl-carrier-protein] synthase family protein, producing the protein MENRVVITGMGIYSCIGTSLEEVKESLFQGKSGIFLVDERKEFGFRSGLTGVVPKPDLKNLLSRRQRVSMGEESEYAYAATLDALKQAGVDQDFLDNNEVGILYGNDSVSQAVVESIDIAREKKDTTLMGSGAIFKSMNSTVTMNLSTIFKLRGINLTISAACASGSHSLGLAYMMIKNGFQDMIVCGGAQETNKYSMASFDGLGVFSVREDEPTKASRPFDSARDGLIPSGGAATLIVESLEFAQKRGANIIAEIVGYGFSSNGGHISTPNVDGPALAMNRALQQSGLQVEDIDYINAHATSTPIGDANEAKAIYEIFGGEVPVSSTKSMTGHECWMAGASEVIYSILMMQNDFIAPNINLENPDDEAKRINLIAETKSQKIDVFLSNSFGFGGTNSALIVKKFN; encoded by the coding sequence ATGGAAAATAGGGTTGTCATTACCGGAATGGGGATTTATTCCTGCATCGGAACTTCTTTGGAAGAGGTGAAAGAATCTTTATTTCAGGGAAAATCCGGAATTTTTTTAGTAGATGAAAGAAAGGAGTTTGGTTTCAGATCCGGATTAACCGGCGTTGTTCCGAAACCGGATCTTAAAAATCTTCTCAGCCGCAGGCAACGTGTAAGCATGGGCGAGGAAAGCGAATATGCGTATGCAGCAACTTTAGATGCCTTAAAACAGGCTGGTGTAGACCAGGATTTTTTAGACAATAATGAAGTCGGGATTTTATACGGAAACGACAGTGTTTCTCAGGCAGTGGTAGAATCTATCGACATTGCAAGAGAGAAAAAAGATACGACTTTAATGGGTTCTGGAGCTATTTTCAAGTCGATGAACTCCACCGTTACCATGAATCTTTCCACGATTTTTAAATTAAGAGGGATTAACCTTACGATCAGTGCTGCCTGTGCAAGCGGTTCCCATTCTCTCGGACTGGCTTATATGATGATTAAAAACGGCTTCCAGGATATGATTGTTTGCGGAGGAGCACAGGAAACCAACAAATATTCCATGGCGAGTTTTGATGGATTGGGTGTTTTTTCAGTGAGAGAAGATGAGCCTACAAAAGCATCAAGACCTTTTGATTCTGCAAGAGATGGCTTGATTCCCAGTGGCGGAGCTGCTACTTTAATTGTTGAAAGCCTGGAGTTTGCGCAAAAAAGAGGAGCGAATATCATTGCGGAAATTGTGGGTTATGGATTCTCTTCAAACGGAGGACATATTTCAACACCGAATGTTGACGGGCCTGCTTTAGCAATGAATAGGGCTTTGCAACAGTCTGGTTTACAGGTAGAAGATATTGATTATATTAATGCTCACGCAACATCCACACCAATTGGTGATGCTAATGAAGCCAAAGCAATTTATGAAATTTTCGGGGGTGAAGTTCCGGTAAGTTCAACAAAATCCATGACCGGTCATGAATGCTGGATGGCAGGTGCAAGCGAAGTTATTTATTCCATTCTTATGATGCAGAACGATTTCATTGCCCCGAATATCAATCTGGAAAATCCTGATGATGAAGCAAAAAGGATAAATTTGATTGCCGAAACAAAAAGTCAAAAAATTGACGTATTTTTGTCGAATTCTTTCGGATTTGGGGGAACCAATTCCGCATTAATTGTTAAAAAATTTAATTAA
- the fabG gene encoding 3-oxoacyl-ACP reductase FabG yields MKCAIITGGSRGIGRAICIKLAEEKNYHILINYTSNETAARETLAKVEELGATGEILKFDVGNAEETKVVLTEWQDANSSAVVEVIVNNAGITRDGLFMWMPSEDWNSVINTSLNGFFNVTNFFIQKLLRNKYGRIINMVSVSGVKGTAGQTNYSAAKGALVGATKALAQEVAKRNITVNAVAPGFIKTDMTQEFNEDELKGMIPANRFGEAEEVADLVAFLASKKASYITGEVININGGIYS; encoded by the coding sequence ATGAAATGTGCAATCATCACAGGAGGCTCAAGGGGAATCGGAAGGGCCATCTGTATAAAACTGGCAGAAGAAAAGAATTATCATATTTTGATTAACTATACTTCAAACGAAACGGCAGCAAGGGAAACCTTGGCTAAAGTTGAAGAATTGGGGGCAACAGGGGAAATTCTGAAATTCGATGTAGGAAATGCTGAGGAAACAAAGGTGGTTTTAACAGAATGGCAGGATGCGAACTCCAGTGCTGTGGTGGAAGTGATTGTAAATAACGCCGGAATTACAAGGGACGGATTATTCATGTGGATGCCGAGTGAAGACTGGAATTCAGTGATTAACACCAGTTTAAACGGATTCTTTAATGTTACGAATTTCTTTATTCAAAAATTGTTACGTAATAAATACGGAAGAATCATCAATATGGTTTCTGTTTCCGGAGTGAAAGGAACAGCGGGACAAACCAATTATTCTGCTGCAAAAGGAGCTTTGGTCGGAGCTACAAAAGCCCTGGCTCAGGAAGTGGCAAAAAGAAATATTACGGTAAATGCGGTGGCGCCGGGATTCATTAAAACAGATATGACTCAGGAGTTTAACGAAGATGAATTAAAAGGCATGATTCCTGCAAATAGATTCGGGGAAGCAGAAGAAGTCGCAGATTTGGTAGCATTTTTGGCGTCTAAAAAAGCATCATATATTACAGGTGAAGTTATAAACATCAACGGAGGAATCTACTCATAA
- a CDS encoding HAL/PAL/TAL family ammonia-lyase — protein MKINNFLELSDFKKIIVENKNIELDKALLTRVNESFQFLKEFSKNKVIYGVNTGFGPMAQFKISDEDTHQLQYNLIRSHSSGIGNPLPADEAKACMLARLNTLSLGKSGVHESVVILLKELINRDITPLIFEHGGVGASGDLVQLAHLALVLIGEGEVFHKGERKSTKEVFQSEGLKPIQVEIREGLALMNGTSVMSGIGAVNAHKANQLTDISIKLSCAINEVVQAYDDHLSEVLNGTKLHAGQQKIAEKMRAHLSDSKLIRKRADHLYTHFEEQEKVFKEKVQEYYSLRCVPQILGPVLDTLEYTEKVLENEINSANDNPIINVEDQHVYHGGNFHGDYVSLEMDKLKIVVAKLTMLAERQLNYLLNSKINEILPPFVNLGKLGFNFGMQGVQFTATSTTAESQMLSNPMYIHSIPNNNDNQDIVSMGTNAAVICRKVIENAFEVLTIEAITIVQAIEYLGFQDKISSATKELYDDIRKIIPAFSDDMVMYPYLEQVKKYLKTM, from the coding sequence ATGAAAATAAACAACTTTTTAGAACTGAGCGACTTTAAGAAAATCATTGTTGAGAATAAAAATATAGAACTGGATAAAGCACTTCTTACCAGAGTGAATGAAAGTTTTCAGTTTTTAAAGGAGTTTTCAAAAAATAAAGTAATATATGGTGTGAATACGGGTTTCGGACCGATGGCACAATTTAAGATCAGTGATGAAGATACACATCAGCTTCAATACAATCTCATCAGAAGCCATTCTTCGGGAATAGGAAATCCGCTTCCGGCAGACGAAGCAAAAGCCTGTATGCTGGCCAGACTGAATACATTATCTCTTGGGAAATCCGGGGTTCATGAATCTGTTGTTATTTTACTTAAAGAATTAATAAACAGAGATATTACACCGTTGATTTTTGAACACGGAGGAGTAGGTGCAAGCGGTGATCTCGTACAATTGGCACACTTAGCCTTAGTGCTGATTGGTGAAGGTGAAGTCTTCCATAAAGGTGAAAGAAAATCTACAAAAGAAGTTTTTCAATCTGAAGGTTTGAAACCGATTCAGGTAGAAATCCGTGAAGGACTCGCGTTAATGAACGGAACTTCCGTGATGTCCGGCATTGGTGCTGTTAATGCGCATAAAGCGAATCAGTTAACTGATATTTCTATTAAATTATCCTGTGCGATTAATGAAGTTGTTCAGGCGTATGATGATCACTTATCGGAAGTATTAAACGGAACAAAACTTCATGCCGGTCAGCAGAAAATTGCAGAAAAAATGCGGGCTCATTTGTCTGACAGCAAATTGATCAGGAAAAGAGCAGATCATTTATACACTCATTTTGAAGAACAGGAAAAAGTTTTCAAAGAAAAAGTTCAGGAATATTACTCTTTACGATGTGTTCCGCAGATTTTAGGACCTGTTTTGGATACTCTGGAATACACTGAAAAAGTATTGGAAAACGAGATTAATTCAGCTAATGATAATCCAATCATCAATGTTGAAGACCAGCATGTTTATCACGGCGGAAATTTTCACGGAGATTATGTTTCCCTGGAAATGGATAAGCTGAAAATTGTAGTGGCCAAACTAACAATGCTCGCAGAAAGGCAATTAAATTACCTTTTAAATTCTAAAATCAATGAAATCTTGCCTCCGTTTGTTAATTTGGGCAAATTAGGATTTAATTTCGGGATGCAGGGAGTTCAGTTTACGGCAACTTCAACCACGGCGGAAAGCCAGATGCTGTCTAACCCGATGTATATTCACAGTATCCCGAATAATAATGATAATCAGGATATTGTGAGCATGGGAACCAACGCTGCGGTTATCTGCAGAAAAGTGATTGAAAATGCATTTGAAGTATTGACTATTGAGGCAATTACAATTGTTCAGGCCATTGAATATCTTGGTTTTCAGGATAAAATTTCATCTGCCACTAAAGAACTGTATGATGATATAAGAAAAATTATTCCTGCATTCTCCGATGATATGGTGATGTATCCATATTTGGAACAGGTAAAAAAATATTTAAAAACTATGTAA
- a CDS encoding NAD(P)/FAD-dependent oxidoreductase, translating into MSKEFVDVLVIGAGPSGCVSSSYLKKNNVNVKVVEKTKFPRLVVGESLIPRVMDHFEEAGLFPALDKMGFEKKLGARFLRGKEVCIFDFSNKFGEGWDWTWQVPRADFDNVLAQEVINKGIDLEFETEVTGIEFNGTDSVTTVKNKNGETKEIHAKFVIDSSGYGRVLPRLLDLEKPSKLSPHSAIFSHVKDINREAGTEGTLISFDIIETEVWLWVIPFSNGNTSVGIVGPTEYIDRLSKNGDTTEALRKAISLSDYYVKRFGDVDFLFEPKHLKDYSCSVKKLYGDGFALTGNASEFLDPVFSSGMAFATEGGMTAAKLALRQLNGEKVDWQKEFADYILYGVDVFTTYVKEWYTGNLQELFFHQPENPDVKRKICAVLAGYVWDKKNTFVRIHDTAIKNLAEFIKKEKQQA; encoded by the coding sequence ATGAGCAAAGAATTTGTTGACGTTCTTGTAATCGGAGCCGGGCCTTCCGGATGCGTATCTTCTTCATATTTAAAGAAGAACAACGTCAACGTTAAAGTTGTTGAAAAGACAAAATTTCCAAGACTGGTAGTAGGAGAAAGCCTGATTCCACGGGTAATGGATCATTTTGAAGAGGCCGGATTATTTCCCGCGCTTGACAAAATGGGTTTTGAAAAGAAACTCGGTGCCCGGTTTCTGAGAGGAAAAGAAGTATGTATTTTTGATTTTAGCAATAAGTTCGGAGAAGGCTGGGACTGGACATGGCAGGTTCCGAGGGCAGATTTCGACAATGTTTTAGCTCAGGAAGTTATTAATAAAGGGATTGATCTGGAGTTTGAAACGGAAGTGACCGGGATTGAATTCAACGGAACAGATTCTGTGACCACAGTAAAAAATAAAAATGGAGAAACAAAAGAAATCCACGCCAAATTTGTCATCGACTCCAGCGGTTACGGAAGAGTCCTTCCAAGACTTCTGGATTTGGAAAAACCTTCAAAACTTTCACCTCACTCCGCTATTTTCTCCCATGTAAAGGACATCAACAGAGAAGCAGGAACAGAAGGCACTTTAATTTCTTTTGATATTATCGAAACGGAAGTCTGGCTTTGGGTAATTCCTTTTTCCAACGGAAATACCAGCGTAGGAATTGTGGGTCCTACCGAATACATAGACCGACTTTCTAAAAACGGAGATACCACAGAAGCTCTGAGAAAAGCGATTTCTCTTTCAGATTATTATGTAAAACGTTTCGGAGATGTGGATTTTCTCTTTGAGCCAAAACATTTAAAAGACTATTCCTGCTCGGTAAAAAAACTGTATGGTGATGGTTTTGCATTAACGGGAAATGCTTCGGAATTTCTTGATCCGGTTTTCTCTTCAGGAATGGCTTTTGCCACAGAAGGCGGAATGACCGCCGCAAAATTAGCTTTAAGACAACTCAACGGCGAAAAAGTTGACTGGCAAAAAGAATTTGCAGACTATATTCTTTATGGTGTTGATGTTTTTACCACGTACGTAAAAGAATGGTACACCGGAAATCTCCAGGAATTGTTTTTCCACCAGCCGGAAAACCCCGATGTGAAAAGAAAAATCTGTGCAGTTCTCGCAGGTTATGTATGGGACAAAAAAAATACTTTTGTCCGAATACATGATACGGCGATCAAGAATCTCGCAGAATTCATTAAAAAAGAAAAGCAACAAGCATAA
- a CDS encoding phenylacetate--CoA ligase family protein, which produces MDFYPSIERSDIREIKKFQEQKLQELLAYLEQKSPFYQKVFRENNINISDIRTLEDLRKIPITTKNDIQQHNDDFFCVTPDKIVDYSTTSGTLGDPVTFGLSDNDLERLAYNEAISFACAGIQKGDVVQMITTIDKRFMAGLAYFLGLRKMGASVVRMGPGIPELQWDSIFRYRPKYLITVPSFLLKMIDYAEKHGIDYKDSSVYGAVCIGESIKNQDFTDNILSRKIKEKWDVKLFSTYASTEMSTAFTECEEQIGGHHHPELIITEILDDDGNPVKEGESGELTITTLGVEAIPLLRFKTGDIVKAHDEPCKCGRNTMRLGPVIGRKQQMIKYKGTTLYPPAMNDILNDFNGILCYQIVIQSNEIGLDEIIIKISTDSDSESFVSEVRDHFRAKLRVSPKIELVEFDILSKTVFNPNSRKPITFIDLR; this is translated from the coding sequence TTGGACTTCTATCCATCCATCGAAAGATCAGACATTAGGGAAATCAAAAAATTTCAGGAGCAAAAACTTCAGGAGCTTTTGGCTTATCTTGAACAAAAATCACCTTTTTATCAAAAAGTATTCAGGGAAAACAATATTAACATTTCTGATATTCGGACTTTGGAAGACCTGCGGAAAATTCCCATCACCACAAAAAACGATATTCAGCAGCATAATGATGATTTTTTCTGTGTAACTCCGGATAAAATTGTGGATTACAGCACAACTTCAGGAACACTGGGTGATCCTGTAACCTTCGGATTGTCAGATAACGACCTTGAGAGATTGGCTTATAACGAAGCGATTTCTTTTGCCTGTGCCGGAATTCAAAAAGGAGATGTTGTCCAGATGATTACAACCATTGATAAAAGATTCATGGCCGGGCTTGCTTATTTTTTAGGACTCAGAAAAATGGGCGCGAGCGTGGTAAGAATGGGACCGGGAATTCCTGAGCTTCAGTGGGATTCTATTTTCAGATACAGGCCGAAATATTTAATTACTGTTCCTTCATTTTTATTAAAAATGATCGATTATGCAGAAAAGCATGGAATTGATTATAAAGACTCCAGTGTTTACGGTGCGGTTTGTATCGGAGAAAGTATCAAAAATCAGGATTTTACAGATAATATTTTATCCCGGAAAATTAAAGAAAAATGGGATGTTAAATTATTCTCAACCTACGCTTCCACAGAGATGAGCACTGCTTTTACAGAGTGTGAAGAACAAATCGGCGGACATCATCATCCGGAACTAATCATTACCGAGATTCTTGACGACGATGGGAATCCGGTAAAAGAAGGTGAAAGCGGGGAATTAACCATTACAACTTTAGGTGTTGAAGCGATTCCGTTATTAAGATTCAAAACGGGAGATATTGTAAAAGCGCATGATGAACCTTGTAAATGCGGAAGAAATACAATGAGACTCGGTCCGGTGATCGGCAGGAAGCAACAGATGATCAAATATAAGGGAACTACATTGTATCCGCCTGCGATGAATGATATTCTGAATGATTTCAATGGTATTCTGTGTTACCAGATTGTTATTCAGTCGAATGAAATCGGGTTGGATGAAATTATCATTAAAATAAGCACAGACAGCGATTCCGAAAGCTTTGTAAGTGAAGTAAGAGATCATTTCCGGGCGAAATTAAGAGTAAGTCCGAAAATTGAGCTTGTTGAATTTGATATTTTATCTAAAACAGTTTTTAATCCGAACAGCAGAAAGCCAATTACGTTTATCGATTTAAGATAA